AGCGTGCCCATGCGCACCGAAAGGAAGGTCTCCCCCACCGGGATCAACGTAGAAATAAGCCAGTACGTGCTGCCGTCTGCAGCCATGTTTTTCATGTAGGCACACGCAGGTCGGCCTGCTTTGAGCTGGCCCCAAATAGACTTGAACACACCGGCGGGCATATCGGGGTGCCGAACGATGTTGTGCGGCGAACCTTGCAGCTGATCATGTTCATACTGCGAAAGACGGACGAACACGGCGTTCGCGAGTTCGATGATGCCCTTGCGATCAGTGGTGGAGAAGAAGTAATCGCTCTCGCCAACGTTGGTCGGTTGCGGTGCTTCATGATGCGCCATGCCGTGTTCCCCTCTTTCCCGCCGCTACACGCGGCGCGGCTCGTCCCGGTGTCCCCAGATGCACCGGTCATGGACGAGTGTCCTACTACGTACTCCACGTTAGGGGTTTTCACCCCAAAGTTGCGCGTCGCTGTGGGTTAACGCAGCGCACTTTCATGGTTTTTGGTGCCCTTCCCTAACTCCTCAGTTCTGCCGGTATACGGCGCAGGGAACCTGCTTCCTCAATACATGCCAACGTCGTGAGAGCTTTGACCAGGACTTTTCCATCCAGGCAGATCTTCTGATGGAAGAGAATCTTGAACGGTGATGGGGTAGTGAGAGAAGAAAGCACCTCTATGGTGTCTCCCAGGCGCGCAGACGCTTTGAAGTCAGCTTCAACCTTAGCGACCACAAAGACGATACCCGCTTCGTTGAGTGACGAAATCGCATAGCCCCGTTCGGCGAGATACTCAGTGCGGCCACGTTCGAGAAACCGAAAGTAGTTCGCGTAGTAGACCATGCCGAGGCAATCTGTGTCCTCGTAATAGACCTTATAGAAGACAGAGCTGCGCTCACTTTCGTGAATTTTGTTGGATTGACTTCCCATTCGTACACCCTAAAGGGGGCTGGAAGTCAAGAATTCACGATCTTTCTGACCGCTGCACCACATATGCACGTACAGCAACAATCACCCAAGTCACGATGACAAACGGCCAGGTGTACATCGGAAAATGCGCTGCTTCAAATAGCTCTTCCAGCGGCAACGTCACCACTGCTCCTACTGCTGCCAGTACCCATGGAATCCACGCAGGCCTGAGGTCAGCGGTGAAAACCGCCAACGCAGCAATCCCCACCAGCACACCCGAATATTGGCTCAACCCGTGCGCCACCACGTTCGGGTCGATCCCGAAAATCGGCGACACCAATGTCATGACCACCGCGCCCACCACTGCTCCGGCCGCAGCGCGCCAAGACCCCACGAAAAGTCCCAGGAGAATCAACGCCCCAGCTACATAGGAATCAGCGAAATGGACTTGCCCAATCCCTTCAAGTGCTTCTTCTACCAGCTCAACAACACCACTGACCCCCAGCATCTGCAACGGTGAAGCTGGCGGGTGCGGAAATCCGCGCGCAATAATCGCGCTGATGCCGCTGACAATGCAGAACGGTGCTGTCAGAACCGGTAGCCCATACGCTGACAACTTGCCCGACCGCAGCAGACGAGCCAATCCAACCTGGACCGGCACCACCACAACTGACCCCAGCACGGCCGCAACGATGCCACTGACTCCGCTACCCCAGGTCATGAACGCGGCAGCGCCAACCAGTGCAGGGCAATACCCCCATAAGCCGTTCTCGATCTCATTACGGTCAACGCCCATCACCCATGCGGTGGACATACCAACGAGAATGCCGAGCAGCGTAAACAGGGCCAGTTGCGCATCGGCTATGCCTACACCGATCAGCATGAGCAGACCTGCTATCGGTTTGTCGATAAAAAACACCTGCCCCTGCCCGCGCAACACGGCCCGTATCCAGCGCACATAGTCGTGACGAGGAGCAGCCTGCGTCGGAAGAGACATGAAGAAAACCTTTCTTACCCGGCCGCTGTATCACGCGGCCAAAAATGTCAGTATTTGCGCCGCGGTAGCGGCCCCCATCCGAACCAGTCTGCGCGGAGCTGGTCAATCACCGCCCCAATAGCGCCATCAATCACAGCCGTGTTGACGCCCAAAGCACGGATGAGCACACCGTTGATAGGCATCCGGCTCACCCCTGTACGCAAATGCAGATGCTTACCTTCGTGAATAGATAAAACGTCACGAATCACATCGACGGTCCCGGCATCCACGTGGGGCGAGACGATAAGAAGACTTCCCACGTGAGTAAAGGTTTCTGCGAGCGCTGTGTGTTCAGGAGAAATCCCGAATCGCTCCGGTGCCAAGAAAAGGTTGTCGCGAGCTAGCAGCTTGCCTCGATGGTGCTCTGGCGTAGGCATGCCAACTACGTCGAAAATTGTGTGCAGTTTTCGGTATTGGAAGAGTCGACCATCTGGAGCCCATCCAGGAGTGACGACATCTTTGGCGAATAATGTTGCTGTTTTGGCCAGTTGGGCACGTGTGCGCTGAACATATCGGGCATCGGCATAACCAATGAGTTCATCTGGCACGTAGGTCAACACGGCGTTGTCTTCCACGATGAGATCGGTGTCTTGAGTCACTTCGCTGTGTGGTGTGCGGTAGACCCGAGTCGCGGACTGGGTTGTCATCACTGCTTTGGCCCCGGCTTGGAGGGTTATGTGCTGCCGATACACATCTCCGCCGACGTAGCCGCCGCCAGGGTTGAGCACGGTCAGTGTTGCTTCTGCGGCAGCAGCACCATCGGAAAGATAGAAGGGGCGAATTACTTTCAGCGCTCCCCGATGATGCTGGCGGGACAGGATGGTGCGTTCGTTTCGCACCGCGAATGTCACGTCAAGACTGCCTGTTGTTTTTTCAGGTTCCGCAGATGCTGGGGCTAGTGAAAGTAAGCAGGCCTGTGCTGAGTCAGATGTGAGCGTCATGCGTCGGTGAGGTCGGTCATGAGGATGTCGTGGTCAATCCACTCAATGACTTTTTCTAGCCCTTCATCGGTGCGCAGATTGGTGAAGCAGAAGGGGCGATCACCGCGGAACTTTGCTGAGTCTTCCTCCATGACAGACAAGTTCGCGCCTACGTGGGGAGCCAGGTCTGTTTTGTTGATGACGAACAGGTCAGATTTGATCATTCCCTGCCCTGCTTTTCGGGGGATTTTTTCCCCTTGAGCTACGTCAATGACATAGATAGAAAAGTCCACTAGTTCGGGGGAGAACGTGGCAGACAAGTTGTCGCCGCCGGACTCAACAAAAATGATTTCTAGGTCAGGGTGTCGGCGCCGTAGCTCTTCGATCGCGGCGGTGTTCAGTGAGGTGTCTTCCCGGATTGCTGTGTGCGGGCACCCTCCTGTTTCCACTCCGATGATGCGGTCTTCGGGCAGAACGGAGTTACGGGCGAGGATTTTCGCGTCTTCGATGGTGTAAATGTCGTTGGTGACCGCTGCCATCGATACGCGGTGACTCATCGCGCGGGTGAGGCGTTCTACTAGCTGGGTTTTCCCGGCTCCGACGGGGCCGCCGACACCGATGATGATGGGGTCTTGTTCTAGAGGTTCGGTGTGTGTGTCTGTCATAGGTCTTCCTGCGTCATGTGGTTGTTGTTCTCGGGTGTGGCTGCTCACCGTCAGCTGGTGAACATTCGAGCATGCTGGCGTTCGTGCCTCATTTGGTCGATTTCCAGATGCGGGCAGGCAGCTCCCAGCAGATCGGTGGGCAGATTGAGAGCTTCTTCGCATACTGCGGTGATTACTGGGTGAAGGTAGGCAATGACACGTTGGCCTGCCACCTGCCCGAGCGGGACCGCACGTACTGCGTTCTGCGCAAGTCCGATGCTCAGGGAGGTGGCGTAGGTGTGCAGTGTTTCAGCAAGACCGACCCCCATACCCGCGACTGCTAGGGCGTATGCGATGGCATAGTGCCCGTCCGCGTGTTTTTGTCGAACTAACTCGTCGTATGTGGTGAGCGCGGGGGTAGGGAAGCACTCGAGGGCTAGCTCTAGCAGTCGTGCACCCATTGACCAGGATGCTTCTCGTACTTGGGATGCCAAGGACACGGCGGTCATCGTGGCATCCAGGTCGAGAAGCTTTCGCTTATCGACGTTTCCTTCCTTAACCAGAGCGAATGTTTCTCGCACGACTAGTAGGTCAGTGGTTAGGACTTGCGTTTTCAGGAAGGAAGCCAGCCATGCCGCTACCTCTACCTCGTCTGTGACTGTTCCATCCGCCAGGGCTGTCTCCATACCGAAGGAGTGCGCGAATGTTCCTACCGGCAGGGCGGAGTCAGCGAGTTGGATGAGGGCCAGGTGGGGGTGGATAGCAGTGGGCGTCAGTCTGGGGGCATGGCGTCGGGATCGCCTCGTCGTGGGTGTGATCACGGGTTTTATGGGTTCCGGTCAGTGTTGGTGTTCGGCGTGGCGGAAGGGGGTGTCGAGTTCGACATCTTCGATGGTGTAGTCGACGTGGAGGCTTTCGAGGTGGTCGGTGACGGTGTGGTCGTAGGGAGTGAGGAAGACGACTTGGCCGAACTGTGCCCCGAATTGCGTGCTGTCGTCGAAGAACTGGACTTGACGGTGCCGGTTTCCCAGGGCGTGTGCGGCTTCTCCCATCTGACGGATGCAGCTGGGCCGCACAACGATGACTCGTGTGGTGGTGGTTTCGATAGTGATGAAGCTGGTGTCAGTGACGGCGATGACATCTCCGGGGCGTAGAGCTGGCGATCCGGAGGGCAGACGTAGGGATATTTCTCGGCCTTTGTCAGTGCGTAGTCGCTGGATTCGTTTGGCGAGAGCTTCGTTGTGGAGGCGAATGGTTTCGCGCTCTCGGTGACCGTGATGCTCTCCGGGAGTGTGGATGAGGTGTTCAGGTGTGCCGTCAGTGATGTTGAAGATGACAGCGGTTGAGTGGATGGGGGGTAGTGATTCCTGGCTCTCCGCTGCTGGGGTGTTGGGTGTTGTGTCAGTCATTAGAAGAGCCAATACCTTTGTGCGCCTGCCAGGGTGGTGGCGGGGGTGGATGTGATGCGTTCGCCGTCTACTCGAACTTCGTATGTTTGTGCATCGACTTCGATGCTGGGGGTGGCGTTGTTGAATTTCATGTCCGCTTTGGTGAGCTGGCGGATGTCTTCAACGGGCGCGACGTGCCGTTTGAGACGGAGTCTGCGGGCGACGCCAGCGTTGACTGCTGCCATGGACATGAAGGAAATGGAGGATTCGGCCAGTGCGCCGCCGTAGCTGGCGAATTGTTGGCGGAAGGTTTGTGGTTGGGGGGTGGGGATGGATCCGTTGGGGTCGCCTTGCATGGCGCCAAGGATGAGTCCGCCTTTAATAACCAGGTCGGGTTTGACGCCGAAGAAGGCGGGTTCCCAGAGCACTAGGTCTGCCCATTTTCCGACTTCAACTGATCCGATGAGGCGGGACATGCCTTGGGCGATAGCTGGGTTGATCGTGTACTTGCTGATGTATCGCTTGACGCGGTTGTTGTCGTTGTATTCGCAGTCTCCAGGCAGGTGGCCGCGGGTTTTGAGCATGTGGTCGGCGGCTTGCCAGGTGCGAAGCACGACTTCACCGACGCGGCCCATGGCTTGGCTGTCGGAGCTCATCATGGAGAACACGCCCATGTCGTGCAGGACGTCTTCGGCAGCGATGGTTTCTGGGCGGATGCGAGAGTCGGCGAATGCGACGTCTTCGGGGATTTCTCGGGAGAGGTGGTGGCACACCATGAGCATGTCCATGTGCTCGTCGATGGTGTTACGTGTGAAGGGCATTGTGGGGTTTGTGGATGCGGGAAGCACGTTTTTCAGCCCGGCCATCGTGATGATGTCGGGGGCGTGGCCACCGCCTGCGCCTTCGGTGTGGAAGGTGTGAATGACGCGTCCATCGATGGCACGAATGGTGTCTTCGACAAAGCCACCTTCGTTGAGGGTGTCGGTGTGGATGGCTACTTGGACGTCATACTCATCAGCAACTTTGAGGGAGTTGTCGATGGAGGCGTGGGTGGCTCCCCAGTCTTCGTGAATTTTTAGGCCGCAGGCGCCCATGACGATTTGTTCTGCCAAGGGGGAGGTCATGGAGGCGTGCCCTTTGCCGAGGATTCCCACGTTGATGGGTAGTCCTTCAAAGGCTTGCAGCATGCGGCCGATATGCCAGGCACCGGGGGTGATGGTGGTGGCTTTGGTTCCTTCGGCGGGGCCGGTGCCTCCGCCAACGAAGGTGGTGACTCCTCCGGCGAGCGCAGTGGGGACTTGTTCTGGGCTGATGAAGTGGATGTGAGTGTCGATGCCGCCAGCGGTGAGGATTTTGTGTTCGCCGGCGATGATTTCTGTTGATGGGCCGATCGTCATGTCAACGTCGTCCATGATGTTGTTGTTTCCGGCTTTGCCGATGGCGCAAATGCGTCCGTCTCGGATGCCGATGTCGGCTTTGTAGATGCCGGTGTAGTCGATGATGAGGGCACCGGTGATGACGGTGTCGGGGATCATTTCGGCGCGGTTGACGTTGCCGTCTTGGCCCATGCCGTCGCGGATGGTTTTTCCGCCGCCGAAGACGGCTTCGTCTCCGTATCCGGTGAGGTCTTTTTCGACTTTGACGAACAGGTCTGTGTCGGCGAGGCGGACCGAGTCGCCGGTGGTGGGGCCGTAGAGGTCGTTGTATTGGCGGCGGGGGATCCTGAGGGTCATTTTTCTGCCCCTTTCAGGGTGGTTGGGTGGGCCCAGGCTTGTTCTTCGATGATTTCGGGTGCGTCGAGGGGGCCGTTCACGCGGTTGCGGAAGCCGTAGACGCGGCGCAGTCCTGCCAGGGCAACGAGTTCGACATTTTTGTGGTCGCCGGGTTCGAATCGCACGGCGGTGCCTGAAGGAATATTGAGGCGGAAGCCGCGAGTAGCGGGGCGGTCAAATTCCAGGGCGCGGTTAACTTCGTAGAAGTGGTGGTGGGAGCCGACTTGGACTGGTCGGTCGCCGATGTTTACGACATCGATGGTTTTTGTTTCTCTGCCGTGGTTGGCAACGATTTCTTCGTCGCTGGCCACGATTTCGCCAGGGGTCATGGTTGTCCTTGCTGGGGGTGTGTTACGGCGGGTGGGGTTTAGCGGATGGGGTCGTGAACGGTGACGAGTTTGGTGCCGTCGGGGAAGGTCGCTTCGATTTGTACGTCATGGATCATTTCGGGCACTCCTTCCATGACGTCTTCGCGGGTGAGGATGGTTGTTCCCCAGCTCATGAGGTCATCGACGGTGCGGCCATCGCGGGCCCCTTCGATGAGTTCGTAGCTGATGATGGCGACGGCTTCGGGGTAGTTGAGTTTGAGGCCGCGGGCTTGGCGTCTGCGGGCGAGGTCGGCGGCTACGACGATGAGCAGTTTGTCTTGCTCTCGTGGGGTCAGGCGCATGGTGCTCCTATGGGGCGGGACGGTAGTTCGTTCAGACCGTAAACCCGGTGGGGGGTACCTATGGCACGCAATAAGCGCAAATTATTTTCGCAATATTTGCGCATTTATTCAGCAAGGACTCAGTAGTTCCACATGCAGGAATAGATATTAGGGATATTCACCAATAACCCGGTGAGAGCAGAAAATTGAATCCACTTCAAAAATCACCAAAAGACTCATTTGGCTGGATTTTTCGCGAATAAGATCCTATCAACCAAACCTCTGCAGATCTTCAAACAAAAGGAAGGAGTGGGCTGCAATGCAGCCCACTCCTTCCTTAAAGAAGCATCAATAAAAACTATTCACAGCCACCTCACTGAAAAGCGTGGTATTTGCGACTATTTCCAGACATCAGTAGGGATATCACGCGGCAAATTCGAGTTACCTTCACCGCGGAAGCGTGGCTCATCGATACCAGCCGCCTTTTGAGCTTCGTAGTCACGAAGCGCTCCAACAACCCACTTCGAGAGCGCGATGAGACCGATGATGTTGATGAGCGTTGTCAAAGCCATCGCGGTGTCCATGAGCGCCCACACTGTTTTCAACGCCAGCACAGAGCCGACTCCGGTGGTCAACACCACCAAGGCGGCAGCTAGGCGGTTACGCGTGTTGTAACCACGCAAGAAGTCGACGTTGACGGAGGCATACGCGTAAGCGCCCAGAATCGAGCTGAATCCGAAGAAAAAAATCATGATCGACATAGGCCACACTGCCCAGCTGCCCAGCTGTGAAGTAACCGCGTTAACGGTCAGGCTGGCGGCAGCATTTTCAGCTTCCGATGCAGCCGGCACTACACCTGGCACGTACACGCTTGATCCGCTGGACAAAATGATGAACGCAGTGGCAGTGCAGATGATCATTGAGTCGACGAGAACACCGAGAGATTGAATGAACCCCTGCTGCACCGGATGAGCAACCGTGGCAGTGGCAGCCGCGTTGGGGTTGGTCGCCATACCTGCTTCATTGGTGAAAAGCCCGCGTTGAGCGCCGTTAAGCACAGCTGCGGTGACACCGCCTGCCACCCCGGCCAGGCCAGGTCGAATCCCAAAGGCACCGGAGATGATGTCAGATAGGAACCCCGGAACACTGCCGATGTTCATGACAACAACTGTCACAGCGATACATACGTATCCGATAGCCATCAAGGGGCTGAGGATTTCTGTCGTGCGGGCTACGCCGCGCACCCCTGCAAAAACCACGAGCGCTGTTAGGGCCATGAGCAATAGGCCAGTAGCCCATACCGGAATACCGTGAGCGTTTTCCAGAGCGAGGGCGATGGTGTTGCCTTGAACCATGGGCATGGCGATGACCATGCAGAACACGAGTGCAGCCGCGATACCTACTCCCCATGAGCGAGATTGCAAGCCATAGGAGAGGTAGTAGGCGGTGCCGCCACGGTAGGTGCCGTCTGTGTTGGAGACTTTAAATACCTGGGCCAGGGTGGCTTCAAAGAACGAGGTGGCCATGCCAACAGCGGCGATCACCCACATCCAGAAGATCGCTCCGGGGCCGCCGAGCACGAGCGCCAAGGCCACACCGGTGATGTTGCCGATGCCGATACGGGTGGCCATGCCCATGGCGAATGCCTGAAATGAGGAGATCCCTCCGTTGGCTCCTTTGCGTGAAGCTAGCGAGTGACTCAGTAGGTGGGGAAAGTGACGTATCTGCACAGCACGGGTGCGCAAGGTGAAATATAGGCCTCCGCCGATAAGGAGGGCGACAAGGAAGTAGGTGTATACGAAGCCGTTGAGGGCGCCAAGGTAGGCGGTGAGGGCGTCAATCATGAGGCGGCGGGTCCCTGTGTTGTTGTGGGCAAATCAGTGTTGCTGTGTTGAGGTTGTTGTGATGATTACGCGCTTACCCTGTCACCCTTTGAATCTCGAGCTGGGTGTAGTCCTTTGAGCGAGATGCTGGTCGGGGGTCTGCGTTGCAGGGTTTTAGTCAGTGCGCCAGACGTCCCAGTAGAGACTGTTCACGCAGTTTTTTGCGTGCTTCGACGGCAGGTCGGCGCCGAGAAAGTGGCTGGCATACGGGGCACCAGAAGAGGTTGCGGTTGCCGATGACAGTGCTGCGCACCTGGGTGTGACAGATGTAGCAGGCTTGTTCGGCGCGGCGGTAGACATAGACTTCGCCGCCGTGGGGGTCTTCTCGAGGTGGCCGGTTCATGGCTTCGGGGGTGTGTTCTGGGCGGACGGTGTCGATTTGTCCATGGTTGACGGCATAACGCATGAGCTGGACCAGGTCTGCCCAGAGGTCGTCGAATTCGCTCTTTTTAAGGGCCAGGCCCGGCAGCATGGGGTCTAGGCCTGCCCGGTAGAGAGCTTCAGCGCGGAAGATGTTGCCGACTCCGGCGAAGATTTTTTGGTCCATGAGGAGCAGGGCAATGGGTTGTTTGGATTTGCGAACTAGGTTCCAGGCGCGATCGGGGTCTGCGTCCTCGCGCAGTGGGTCAGGGCCCAGGCGTTTAAGAACTTTGTTGAATCCGTCAGAATCGAGGATTTCGCAGATGGCGGGGCCGGATAGGTCAGCCCAGGCAGTGTCGTTTTCTAGTCGCCACCTAATCGCCCCGAGA
This region of Dermatophilus congolensis genomic DNA includes:
- a CDS encoding alanine/glycine:cation symporter family protein; translation: MIDALTAYLGALNGFVYTYFLVALLIGGGLYFTLRTRAVQIRHFPHLLSHSLASRKGANGGISSFQAFAMGMATRIGIGNITGVALALVLGGPGAIFWMWVIAAVGMATSFFEATLAQVFKVSNTDGTYRGGTAYYLSYGLQSRSWGVGIAAALVFCMVIAMPMVQGNTIALALENAHGIPVWATGLLLMALTALVVFAGVRGVARTTEILSPLMAIGYVCIAVTVVVMNIGSVPGFLSDIISGAFGIRPGLAGVAGGVTAAVLNGAQRGLFTNEAGMATNPNAAATATVAHPVQQGFIQSLGVLVDSMIICTATAFIILSSGSSVYVPGVVPAASEAENAAASLTVNAVTSQLGSWAVWPMSIMIFFFGFSSILGAYAYASVNVDFLRGYNTRNRLAAALVVLTTGVGSVLALKTVWALMDTAMALTTLINIIGLIALSKWVVGALRDYEAQKAAGIDEPRFRGEGNSNLPRDIPTDVWK
- a CDS encoding Fpg/Nei family DNA glycosylase, with protein sequence MPEGHVIHRMASAYDRAFAGTITRSSSPQGRFSDGAASIDGLELICAEAVGKHFFAHFGPRTIHVHLGMAGRISVHHTTDATERLGEKITLDLQTTPAFSGETDRPVLGAIRWRLENDTAWADLSGPAICEILDSDGFNKVLKRLGPDPLREDADPDRAWNLVRKSKQPIALLLMDQKIFAGVGNIFRAEALYRAGLDPMLPGLALKKSEFDDLWADLVQLMRYAVNHGQIDTVRPEHTPEAMNRPPREDPHGGEVYVYRRAEQACYICHTQVRSTVIGNRNLFWCPVCQPLSRRRPAVEARKKLREQSLLGRLAH
- a CDS encoding urease accessory protein UreF is translated as MITPTTRRSRRHAPRLTPTAIHPHLALIQLADSALPVGTFAHSFGMETALADGTVTDEVEVAAWLASFLKTQVLTTDLLVVRETFALVKEGNVDKRKLLDLDATMTAVSLASQVREASWSMGARLLELALECFPTPALTTYDELVRQKHADGHYAIAYALAVAGMGVGLAETLHTYATSLSIGLAQNAVRAVPLGQVAGQRVIAYLHPVITAVCEEALNLPTDLLGAACPHLEIDQMRHERQHARMFTS
- the ureC gene encoding urease subunit alpha, with protein sequence MTLRIPRRQYNDLYGPTTGDSVRLADTDLFVKVEKDLTGYGDEAVFGGGKTIRDGMGQDGNVNRAEMIPDTVITGALIIDYTGIYKADIGIRDGRICAIGKAGNNNIMDDVDMTIGPSTEIIAGEHKILTAGGIDTHIHFISPEQVPTALAGGVTTFVGGGTGPAEGTKATTITPGAWHIGRMLQAFEGLPINVGILGKGHASMTSPLAEQIVMGACGLKIHEDWGATHASIDNSLKVADEYDVQVAIHTDTLNEGGFVEDTIRAIDGRVIHTFHTEGAGGGHAPDIITMAGLKNVLPASTNPTMPFTRNTIDEHMDMLMVCHHLSREIPEDVAFADSRIRPETIAAEDVLHDMGVFSMMSSDSQAMGRVGEVVLRTWQAADHMLKTRGHLPGDCEYNDNNRVKRYISKYTINPAIAQGMSRLIGSVEVGKWADLVLWEPAFFGVKPDLVIKGGLILGAMQGDPNGSIPTPQPQTFRQQFASYGGALAESSISFMSMAAVNAGVARRLRLKRHVAPVEDIRQLTKADMKFNNATPSIEVDAQTYEVRVDGERITSTPATTLAGAQRYWLF
- a CDS encoding urea transporter, yielding MSLPTQAAPRHDYVRWIRAVLRGQGQVFFIDKPIAGLLMLIGVGIADAQLALFTLLGILVGMSTAWVMGVDRNEIENGLWGYCPALVGAAAFMTWGSGVSGIVAAVLGSVVVVPVQVGLARLLRSGKLSAYGLPVLTAPFCIVSGISAIIARGFPHPPASPLQMLGVSGVVELVEEALEGIGQVHFADSYVAGALILLGLFVGSWRAAAGAVVGAVVMTLVSPIFGIDPNVVAHGLSQYSGVLVGIAALAVFTADLRPAWIPWVLAAVGAVVTLPLEELFEAAHFPMYTWPFVIVTWVIVAVRAYVVQRSERS
- a CDS encoding YbgC/FadM family acyl-CoA thioesterase; translated protein: MGSQSNKIHESERSSVFYKVYYEDTDCLGMVYYANYFRFLERGRTEYLAERGYAISSLNEAGIVFVVAKVEADFKASARLGDTIEVLSSLTTPSPFKILFHQKICLDGKVLVKALTTLACIEEAGSLRRIPAELRS
- the ureG gene encoding urease accessory protein UreG; this encodes MTDTHTEPLEQDPIIIGVGGPVGAGKTQLVERLTRAMSHRVSMAAVTNDIYTIEDAKILARNSVLPEDRIIGVETGGCPHTAIREDTSLNTAAIEELRRRHPDLEIIFVESGGDNLSATFSPELVDFSIYVIDVAQGEKIPRKAGQGMIKSDLFVINKTDLAPHVGANLSVMEEDSAKFRGDRPFCFTNLRTDEGLEKVIEWIDHDILMTDLTDA
- a CDS encoding urease subunit gamma, which encodes MRLTPREQDKLLIVVAADLARRRQARGLKLNYPEAVAIISYELIEGARDGRTVDDLMSWGTTILTREDVMEGVPEMIHDVQIEATFPDGTKLVTVHDPIR
- a CDS encoding urease subunit beta produces the protein MTPGEIVASDEEIVANHGRETKTIDVVNIGDRPVQVGSHHHFYEVNRALEFDRPATRGFRLNIPSGTAVRFEPGDHKNVELVALAGLRRVYGFRNRVNGPLDAPEIIEEQAWAHPTTLKGAEK
- a CDS encoding urease accessory protein UreD, translated to MTFAVRNERTILSRQHHRGALKVIRPFYLSDGAAAAEATLTVLNPGGGYVGGDVYRQHITLQAGAKAVMTTQSATRVYRTPHSEVTQDTDLIVEDNAVLTYVPDELIGYADARYVQRTRAQLAKTATLFAKDVVTPGWAPDGRLFQYRKLHTIFDVVGMPTPEHHRGKLLARDNLFLAPERFGISPEHTALAETFTHVGSLLIVSPHVDAGTVDVIRDVLSIHEGKHLHLRTGVSRMPINGVLIRALGVNTAVIDGAIGAVIDQLRADWFGWGPLPRRKY
- a CDS encoding urease accessory protein UreE, with the translated sequence MTDTTPNTPAAESQESLPPIHSTAVIFNITDGTPEHLIHTPGEHHGHRERETIRLHNEALAKRIQRLRTDKGREISLRLPSGSPALRPGDVIAVTDTSFITIETTTTRVIVVRPSCIRQMGEAAHALGNRHRQVQFFDDSTQFGAQFGQVVFLTPYDHTVTDHLESLHVDYTIEDVELDTPFRHAEHQH